The following are encoded together in the Populus trichocarpa isolate Nisqually-1 chromosome 5, P.trichocarpa_v4.1, whole genome shotgun sequence genome:
- the LOC7464795 gene encoding phosphatidylglycerophosphate phosphatase 1, chloroplastic/mitochondrial isoform X1, whose amino-acid sequence MWWKDLRATFSQRINVEGIGSSASVLVKDQHMALPHVLVPDIRYIDWGELQRRGFKGVVFDKDNTITVPYSLTIWDPLDASIERCKSVFGNDIAVFSNSAGLFEYDHDDSKARALEKAIGIKVIRHRVKKPAGTAEEIEKHFGCKSSQLVMVGDRPFTDIVYGNQNGFLTVLTKPLSLVEEPFIVRQVRKLEMSLMNYWLKRGMKPISHNLLPDAMECVKDPPPL is encoded by the exons ATGTGGTGGAAAGACTTGAGAGCTACTTTCAGCCAAAGAATCAACGTTGAAGGAATTGGTTCGTCGGCTTCCGTGCTTGTTAAGGACCAGCATATGGCTCTGCCTCATGTTTTAGTGCCTGATATAAGGTACATTGATTGGGGAGAGTTGCAAAGGAGAGGCTTTAAAGGTGTGGTGTTTGATAAGGATAATACTATCACCGTGCCTTACTCTTTGACAATTTGGGACCCTCTTGATGCGTCCATTGAGAGGTGTAAATCTGTTTTTGGGAATGATATCGCTGTGTTCAGTAACTCTGCTG GTCTCTTCGAGTACGATCATGACGATTCAAAAGCCAGGGCACTTGAGAAGGCAATTGGAATTAAAGTAATAAGGCACA GGGTAAAGAAACCTGCTGGAACAgctgaagaaattgaaaagcacTTTGGCTGCAAATCCTCACAGCTTGTAATG GTGGGTGATCGGCCCTTCACAGACATTGTTTATGGAAACCAAAATGGCTTTTTGACGGTATTAACGAAGCCACTGAGTCTTGTGGAGGAACCATTCATTGTTAGGCAG GTGCGGAAACTAGAAATGTCTCTTATGAACTATTGGCTTAAAAGAGGAATGAAGCCAATCAGTCATAATCTACTACCAGATGCCATGGAATGTGTAAAAGATCCGCCACCTTTGTAG
- the LOC7464633 gene encoding xyloglucan endotransglucosylase protein 1: MSFSCSSRLSSMPLFALLIACLVGASMGGNFFQDFDITWGDQRAKILNGGQLLTLSLDKDSGSGFRSKNEYLFGRIDMQIKLVSGNSAGTVTTYYLSSQGPTHDEIDFEFLGNLTGEPYTLHTNVFSQGKGNKEQQFYLWFDPTKAFHTYSIVWNQQQIIFLVDNIPIRVFHNSESIGVPFPTKQPMRIYSSLWNADDWATRGGLVKTDWTQAPFTASYRNFKASACVSSPVSSCTSTSPNSLQDSTWQVQALDASGRNRLRWVQQKYMIYNYCTDLKRFPQGIPAECKRSRFL, from the exons ATGTCTTTCTCTTGTTCGAGTAGACTTTCTTCCATGCCTTTGTTTGCTCTGTTAATTGCTTGTCTAGTGGGAGCCTCCATGGGTGGCAATTTCTTCCAAGATTTTGACATCACCTGGGGCGATCAACGTGCTAAGATACTAAATGGTGGCCAACTTCTCACACTATCTCTTGACAAGGATTCTGGTTCTGGCTTCCGATCCAAGAATGAGTACTTGTTTGGCCGAATCGACATGCAAATCAAGCTAGTATCGGGCAACTCGGCTGGCACTGTCACCACATACTAT CTATCTTCTCAAGGGCCGACCCACGACGAGATTGACTTCGAGTTTCTAGGCAATTTAACTGGAGAACCATATACTCTCCATACCAATGTGTTCTCCCAAGGGAAAGGCAACAAAGAACAGCAGTTTTATCTCTGGTTTGATCCCACAAAGGCTTTCCACACCTACTCTATTGTGTGGAACCAACAACAAATAAT TTTCTTGGTGGACAACATCCCCATAAGAGTATTCCACAACTCGGAATCAATCGGAGTGCCGTTCCCGACGAAGCAACCCATGAGGATATATTCGAGTCTCTGGAATGCTGATGATTGGGCAACGAGAGGGGGGCTTGTGAAGACTGACTGGACACAAGCTCCTTTCACTGCTTCTTACAGAAATTTCAAAGCCAGTGCTTGTGTTTCGTCACCTGTATCATCTTGCACCTCCACCTCCCCCAATTCCTTGCAGGACAGTACCTGGCAAGTTCAAGCTCTTGATGCCTCCGGCCGCAACAGGCTTCGATGGGTGCAGCAGAAGTACATGATTTACAACTACTGCACTGACTTGAAACGATTCCCTCAGGGTATCCCAGCTGAATGCAAGCGATCAAGATTCCTTTGA
- the LOC7464795 gene encoding phosphatidylglycerophosphate phosphatase 1, chloroplastic/mitochondrial isoform X2, giving the protein MWWKDLRATFSQRINVEGIGSSASVLVKDQHMALPHVLVPDIRYIDWGELQRRGFKGVVFDKDNTITVPYSLTIWDPLDASIERCKSVFGNDIAVFSNSAGLFEYDHDDSKARALEKAIGIKVIRHRVKKPAGTAEEIEKHFGCKSSQLVMVGDRPFTDIVYGNQNGFLTVLTKPLSLVEEPFIVRQHQGKKDSE; this is encoded by the exons ATGTGGTGGAAAGACTTGAGAGCTACTTTCAGCCAAAGAATCAACGTTGAAGGAATTGGTTCGTCGGCTTCCGTGCTTGTTAAGGACCAGCATATGGCTCTGCCTCATGTTTTAGTGCCTGATATAAGGTACATTGATTGGGGAGAGTTGCAAAGGAGAGGCTTTAAAGGTGTGGTGTTTGATAAGGATAATACTATCACCGTGCCTTACTCTTTGACAATTTGGGACCCTCTTGATGCGTCCATTGAGAGGTGTAAATCTGTTTTTGGGAATGATATCGCTGTGTTCAGTAACTCTGCTG GTCTCTTCGAGTACGATCATGACGATTCAAAAGCCAGGGCACTTGAGAAGGCAATTGGAATTAAAGTAATAAGGCACA GGGTAAAGAAACCTGCTGGAACAgctgaagaaattgaaaagcacTTTGGCTGCAAATCCTCACAGCTTGTAATG GTGGGTGATCGGCCCTTCACAGACATTGTTTATGGAAACCAAAATGGCTTTTTGACGGTATTAACGAAGCCACTGAGTCTTGTGGAGGAACCATTCATTGTTAGGCAG